A stretch of the Arachis stenosperma cultivar V10309 chromosome 6, arast.V10309.gnm1.PFL2, whole genome shotgun sequence genome encodes the following:
- the LOC130932889 gene encoding CRC domain-containing protein TSO1-like: protein MIMESPEPSKNNATSSASTINAVAINDSPQVQESPFFRFVNNLSPIKQPAKASHVAQGFVGLNSPPLVFTSPRISCHRETHLLERPSCAQSSSRSESQSDNRGKLIEAPGDSAKSTAELPLAGEFITETVKDFDVKNDAITQHCSPPPSVDKYLVDPVDIDQMYSVNPDEKQSNDTESSLSNLAQSKKSISEVDSKDDPCDKADKPLILLEKVDKAQTGPAYVEGHDQITGEKNDVLMALHKRMKDDNDCTSQLLPEQTLQDVKDWEDCDEMVSTSHVGAANVSQDASEVTLKHHGLRRRCLQFEEAASNARGSDKSCMKSNAAPIKIKMVKLSEPGTSSLFPQRCSGNSTVTCPKPSGIGLHLNSIVNAMPPGCAATTGIRSSDCLQGKKSALIGINKVENMKGRITSSNIDGQSLIDSGNESQANISSLPVDSFISGSHSPTEPVAICPESLHDKRKLSPTGDGYPEESKQPSPSKKKKRASSNNDDNGCKRCNCKKSKCLKLYCDCFAAGIYCADDCSCQSCLNRPEYENKVIETRKQIESRNPLAFLPKIVPQSTDRPSNNMEDAILMTPSSARHKRGCNCKRSMCQKKYCECYQAGVGCSSGCRCEGCKNVYGTKEDYVARDHVFNKERMGSRIENEPDGAFLNKLEMVASKSDLFHVSPITPSLQCSDQGKEAAKFGLHSGQHLPSSETNVDMLPSSANYNKSLENSQSVLANLETDEMLETASYDWQVDCSDVMDQSSPCDLVANILQDTPLSNPESMSSASLFTSSTKECGNIPLSQSQGRIRLISGSSLRWRGSPNTPRARLGVKHLQSLDSESRLFDIMEDETPDVLKEGLTPTKSVKANSPNQKRVSPPHSRLRGLGSSSSGSFRTGRKFILKSVPSFPPLTPCVESRDNSSEDLGNNAK, encoded by the exons ACCTTCATGTGCTCAGTCATCAAGTCGATCAGAATCTCAAAGTGACAATAGAGGCAAGTTAATTGAAGCTCCTGGTGATTCTGCGAAATCAACTGCTGAACTGCCACTTGCAGGGGAGTTTATAACTGAAACTGTGAAGGATTTTGATGTAAAAAATGATGCAATTACCCAACACTGCAGTCCGCCGCCATCTGTTGATAAATATCTGGTTGATCCTGTGGATATTGATCAAATGTACTCTGTCAACCCAGATGAGAAACAATCTAATGATACTGAATCATCTCTGAGTAACTTAGCTCAATCAAAGAAAAGCATATCAGAAGTTGACAGCAAAGATGATCCTTGTGATAAAGCAGATAAACCTTTGATTTTGTTAGAGAAAGTTGATAAGGCTCAAACAGGGCCAGCATATGTTGAAGGGCATGATCAAATAACAGGGGAGAAAAATGATGTTTTAATGGCTTTGCACAAGCGCATGAAG GATGATAATGACTGTACATCTCAGTTGCTTCCCGAACAGACTCTGCAGGATGTTAAAGATTGGGAAGATTGTGATGAGATGGTGTCAACCTCACATGTAGGTGCTGCGAACGTGTCACAAGATGCTTCTGAG GTTACTCTAAAGCATCATGGCCTTCGTAGACGGTGTCTACAATTTGAGGAGGCTGCATCTAATGCTCGTGGAAGTGATAAATCTTGTATGAAATCAAATGCAGCtccaatcaaaataaaaatggtCAAGCTGTCTGAACCTGGCACTTCTTCCTTGTTTCCTCAAAGATGTAGTGGAAACTCAACTGTGACATGTCCCAAGCCATCAGGCATTGGATTGCATTTAAATAGCATTGTAAATGCTATGCCTCCTGGTTGTGCTGCAACTACAGGTATTAGATCATCAGATTGTTTACAAGGGAAGAAATCTGCATTGATTGGTATAAATAAAGTGGAGAACATGAAGGGACGCATAACTTCATCAAATATAGATGGgcaatcattaattgatagtgGAAATGAGAGCCAAGCCAACATTTCCTCACTACCTGTAGATTCTTTCATTTCTGGGTCTCATAGCCCTACAGAACCTGTTGCTATATGTCCTGAAAGTCTCCATGATAAGAGGAAACTAAGCCCTACAGGTGACGGATATCCTGAGGAATCGAAGCAACCTAGCCCGAGCAAGAAAAA GAAGAGAgcatcaagcaacaatgatgaTAATGGCTGTAAAAGGTGCAACTGTAAAAAGAGTAAATGTTTGAAACT TTATTGTGATTGTTTTGCTGCTGGAATCTATTGCGCTGATGATTGTTCTTGCCAAAGCTGCTTGAATAGACCAGAGTATGAAAATAAAGTTATTGAAACAAGGAAACAAATTGAATCCCGTAATCCTCTTGCATTTCTTCCCAAGATTGTCCCTCAATCCACTGATCGTCCATCAAATAATATG GAGGATGCAATTCTGATGACACCTTCATCAGCCAGGCACAAAAGAGGTTGCAATTGCAAAAGGTCAATGTGTCAGAAAAAATATTGTGAATGTTATCAG gcTGGTGTCGGATGCTCTAGCGGATGCCGATGTGAGGGATGTAAGAATGTTTATGGCACAAAAGAAG ATTATGTTGCAAGGGATCATGTTTTCAATAAAGAAAGGATGGGTAGCAGGATTGAAAATGAACCAGATGGTGCTTTTCTCAACAAACTGGAAATGGTGGCAAGCAAGTCAGATTTGTTCCATGTCTCACCTATAACGCCATCATTGCAATGCTCTGA CCAAGGAAAGGAGGCTGCAAAATTCGGACTTCATTCTGGACAGCATCTACCCTCCTCTGAAACTAATGTTGATATGCTTCCCTCAAGTGCAAATTATAACAAGTCTCTGGAGAACTCGCAGAGTGTTCTTGCAAACCTGGAAACAGATGAGATGTTGGAAACTGCTTCCTATGATTGGCAAGTGGATTGCAGCGATGTAATGGATCAATCATCACCATGTGATTTGGTTGCTAACATACTTCAGGATACTCCCTTGTCAAATCCTGAATCAATGTCAAGTGCTTCACTGTTCACATCTAGTACAAAGGAGTGCGGAAACATCCCTCTATCCCAATCACAAGGACGCATTCGCCTAATATCCGGGAGCTCTCTTCGTTGGCGTGGTTCACCAAATACCCCAAGGGCTAGATTAGGTGTAAAACACCTTCAGTCTCTTGATTCTGAAAGCAGACTCTTCGACATAATGGAAGATGAAACACCAGATGTATTGAAGGAAGGTTTAACACCCACCAAGTCTGTGAAAGCAAATTCCCCAAACCAGAAGCGAGTTTCTCCTCCCCATAGTCGTCTACGCGGACTTGGTTCAAGCTCCTCTGGAAGCTTCAGAACTGGCAGGAAATTTATACTGAAATCTGTTCCTTCCTTTCCCCCATTGACACCTTGTGTTGAATCCAGAGATAATAGCAGTGAAGATTTAGGTAACAATGCCAAGTAA
- the LOC130933345 gene encoding peptidyl-prolyl cis-trans isomerase CYP95 isoform X2: MAIADRETLGSHFIITLKADHHLDRKHVVFGKLVHGHNVLKKIEDTGDEEGHPTVTVKIINCGEFNDDGKKINKSEANSQEVQRKGKHKKSSRDRRKRRKYSSSDSESSDSDMESSESDSDSESDGSSSSYVSSSSDDRRRKRKRSSRKDKHRRGKRRDKRRDKRRRKRDKKSKRRSKRDSGSLTDSDSGTKSGNSPDSRSQADGKDLKHKDHGQKNAEDQSPLNVENELPLAHRKKREELDMPEEEFPKENGARRSNGIGTNHRSDRSEERQPDVVDDHPGKSRSRSMSPKRAVSKSMSISPRGGKRSPSPSPSPDRSLSRSPSRSRSPPAPSRRSLSRSPARSISRSPVRRTSRSPDRSIIRSPVRGRKGRSVSRSPMRTRNHRSISRSSGRIRDRSVSRSPVRARDRRSISRSPVRARDRGSVSRSPVRSHSRSHRSRSSPRPPSRRTISRSPVRVSRKSISRSPVRSSARSLSRSSGRVPLRSISRSPVRAPSRSDRRSYSRSRSPVRRTRTPRGRSISRSVSPDASPKRIRRGRGFSERYSYARRYRTPSRSPVRSYRYNGRSDRDRYTSYRRYSPRRYRSPPPRARSPPRYRGRRSRTPLSRSPRYRSRRYSRSRSPVRSRSPVEPYRARVSPRAERRMSSSRSRSPSRSRSSVESQSPRKASGVNRSRSSSGSPNGKKGLVSYEDGSPDSSPR; the protein is encoded by the exons AAAGCATGTAGTCTTTGGCAAGCTTGTCCACGGGCATAATGTGTTGAAGAAAATTGAAGACACAGGTGATGAAGAAGGGCATCCAACTGTGAccgttaaaataattaattgtgGTGAATTCAATGACG ATGGAAAGAAGATAAATAAATCTGAAGCCAATAGTCAAGAAGTGCAGCGTAAGGGAAAGCACAAAAAATCTTCAAGAGACcgaagaaaaaggagaaaataCTCCTCATCAGATTCTGAGAGTTCTGATTCGGACATGGAATCTTCGGAAAGTGATAGTGATTCTGAGTCGgatggttcttcatcatcttaTGTAAGTTCCTCTAGTGATGACAGGCGAAGGAAGAGAAAGAGGTCTTCGAGGAAGGATAAACATAGACGTGGAAAGCGAAGAGATAAACGCCGAGATAAGAGGCGCAGGAAGCGTGACAAGAAGTCAAAACGTAGATCGAAACG GGATTCTGGTAGTCTAACTGATTCGGATAGTGGAACTAAGAGTGGCAATAGCCCTGATAGCAGAAGTCAAGCTGATGGGAAAGATCTGAAGCATAAAGATCATGGGCAGAAAaatg CTGAAGATCAGTCTCCATTAAATGTGGAGAATGAATTGCCTCTTGCACATCGGAAAAAGCGGGAGGAACTGGATATGCCAGAGGAAGAATTTCCAAAGGAGAATGGAGCACGGCGCAGCAATGGCATAGGAACCAACCATCGATCTGACAGAAGTGAAGAAAGGCAACCTGATGTGGTTGATGATCATCCAGGGAAATCTAG GAGTCGAAGCATGAGTCCTAAGCGAGCTGTGAGTAAGAGTATGAGTATTAGTCCCAGGGGTGGAAAAAGAAGCCCAAGCCCAAGTCCAAGTCCAGACAGGAGTTTGAGCAGAAGTCCAAGTCGTAGTAGAAGCCCTCCTGCTCCATCAAGGCGGAGTTTGAGCAGGAGTCCTGCTAGAAGCATAAGCAGAAGTCCTGTTAGAAGGACAAGCAGAAGTCCAGACCGAAGCATCATTAGAAGCCCAGTGAGGGGTAGGAAGGGGAGAAGTGTCAGCAGAAGCCCCATGAGAACTCGCAATCATAGAAGTATCAGTAGAAGCTCTGGGAGAATCCGTGATCGCAGTGTTAGTAGAAGTCCTGTGAGAGCCCGTGATCGCAGAAGTATCAGTAGAAGCCCTGTGAGAGCTCGTGATCGTGGAAGTGTCAGCCGAAGCCCTGTGAGATCCCATTCTCGCAGTCATCGGAGCAGGAGTTCTCCCAGACCACCATCAAGAAGAACAATCAGTAGGAGCCCTGTGCGAGTGTCAAGAAAGAGCATAAGCCGAAGTCCAGTTAGGTCCTCTGCCAGAAGCTTGAGTAGAAGCTCTGGGAGGGTTCCTTTGAGAAGCATTAGTAGAAGCCCTGTCAGAGCCCCAAGTAGAAGTGATCGCCGCAGCTATTCTAGGAGTCGCAGCCCTGTCCGTAGGACAAGGACACCTCGTGGTAGGAGCATTTCGAGAAGCGTCTCACCTGATGCTTCACCAAAGCGTATCAGAAGGGGAAGAGGTTTTAGTGAACGATATTCTTATGCCAGAAGGTATAGAACCCCTTCTCGTTCTCCTGTGAGGTCATACCGCTACAATGGAAGAAGTGACCGTGACAG ATACACAAGTTATAGGAGGTATTCCCCCAGGCGATACAGGAGCCCACCACCACGTGCAAGATCTCCTCCAAG ATACCGAGGCAGGAGGAGCAGGACACCTTTATCACGCAGCCCTCGTTATCGCAGTCGACGATATAGCAGAAGCCGTAGCCCTGTTCGTAGCCGTTCACCAGTTGAACCATATCGAGCTCGTGTCTCTCCTCGTGCAGAGAGGCGCATGTCCTCATCTCGGAGCAGGAGTCCGTCACGATCGAGGTCTTCTGTAGAATCACAATCTCCACGAAAAGCAAGCGGAGTCAACAGGTCAAGGTCGTCATCCGGAAGCCCAAATGGAAAGAAAGGCCTAGTCTCGTATGAAGATGGTTCTCCTGACTCAAGCCCGAGGTAA